From one Brevundimonas sp. PAMC22021 genomic stretch:
- a CDS encoding serine protease gives MFDSLPIQDERPVEAARPAWTLTLGLIDATVQIDQPNGEGTRTVGTAFLVNAPAPGGQPRTVLVTAGHVLDRMQGQEARLGWRVETTGGTWRFNPQPLAIRDENDRPLWRRHPDRDVAVMAIQAPDAFARAAIPLAWLAGPEAFDEAQVGPGDEMLTLGFPHGLSANRAGFPILRTGRIASWPLTPITAFPTFLLDFAVFPGNSGGPVFWTPAARKTASDQAPEHPYVAGILTQEVRVGDERLGIGVVAHAEDIRAAIALLDAAPEF, from the coding sequence ATGTTCGACAGCCTGCCGATCCAGGATGAACGACCCGTCGAGGCCGCACGTCCGGCGTGGACCCTGACCCTGGGCCTGATCGACGCTACGGTGCAGATCGACCAGCCGAACGGTGAGGGCACACGCACGGTGGGCACGGCCTTTCTGGTGAATGCGCCTGCGCCGGGCGGCCAGCCCCGCACCGTCTTGGTCACGGCCGGCCACGTCCTGGACCGGATGCAGGGGCAAGAGGCGCGCCTAGGCTGGCGGGTGGAGACGACGGGCGGGACCTGGCGCTTCAATCCGCAGCCGCTGGCCATCCGGGACGAGAACGATCGCCCGCTGTGGCGCCGGCATCCGGATCGCGATGTCGCGGTGATGGCGATCCAGGCGCCGGACGCCTTCGCCCGCGCCGCCATTCCGCTGGCGTGGCTGGCCGGACCAGAGGCGTTCGATGAGGCGCAGGTGGGGCCGGGCGACGAGATGCTGACGCTCGGCTTTCCGCACGGGCTGTCGGCCAACCGCGCGGGCTTTCCGATCCTGCGAACCGGCCGGATCGCGTCGTGGCCGCTGACGCCGATCACGGCTTTTCCGACCTTTCTGCTCGACTTCGCGGTGTTCCCCGGCAACTCGGGCGGGCCCGTGTTCTGGACGCCGGCGGCAAGGAAGACCGCCAGCGATCAGGCGCCCGAACACCCCTATGTCGCCGGCATTCTGACGCAGGAGGTGCGAGTGGGCGACGAACGCCTCGGCATCGGCGTGGTCGCCCATGCCGAGGATATCCGCGCGGCCATCGCCCTGCTGGACGCCGCCCCCGAGTTCTAG
- a CDS encoding NUDIX hydrolase produces MTPIPAVGVVCMRGDEVLLIRRGTPPRLGEWSLPGGRIEPGERAIEAALRELREETGVEAEMLGLIDVVDGVFPEHGRHYVLIDYAARWLSGEPQAGDDATQAAFFAFEEAVRRVDWDETRRILLLARERFA; encoded by the coding sequence ATGACGCCGATCCCGGCGGTCGGCGTCGTCTGCATGCGCGGCGACGAGGTGCTGTTGATCCGGCGGGGAACGCCGCCTCGCCTCGGCGAATGGAGCCTGCCCGGCGGGCGGATCGAGCCCGGAGAACGGGCGATCGAAGCGGCGCTTCGCGAACTACGGGAAGAGACGGGCGTCGAGGCTGAGATGCTGGGCCTGATCGACGTGGTGGACGGCGTCTTTCCCGAACATGGCCGCCATTATGTGCTGATCGACTACGCCGCCCGCTGGCTGTCGGGCGAGCCCCAGGCGGGGGACGATGCGACGCAGGCTGCGTTCTTTGCCTTCGAGGAGGCCGTGCGACGGGTCGATTGGGACGAGACCCGACGCATCCTCCTGCTCGCCAGGGAACGGTTCGCCTGA
- a CDS encoding NfeD family protein, with amino-acid sequence MTWLVELYATQPFWVWLAIGVLLLAVEAMFSTEWLLWPAVAAGIVAVMTAAGLEPGAAWEVAIFAALTVVATLLSRRLAGRVNPIGPDVNDREIRLIGQRARVVEPFVNGRGRVFVTGAEWSAELVGAPPGPGQDVLVERVSGSCLTVRAD; translated from the coding sequence ATGACCTGGCTTGTCGAACTCTACGCCACCCAGCCGTTCTGGGTCTGGCTGGCCATAGGCGTGCTTCTGCTGGCGGTCGAGGCGATGTTCTCGACCGAATGGCTGCTGTGGCCGGCGGTGGCGGCGGGGATCGTGGCGGTCATGACCGCCGCCGGCCTTGAGCCCGGAGCGGCGTGGGAGGTGGCGATCTTCGCCGCGCTGACGGTCGTGGCCACATTGCTGTCGCGGCGCCTGGCCGGGCGCGTCAATCCGATCGGGCCGGACGTCAACGACCGCGAGATCCGCCTGATCGGCCAGCGCGCCCGAGTGGTGGAGCCGTTCGTCAACGGTCGCGGCCGGGTGTTCGTCACGGGCGCGGAATGGTCGGCTGAACTGGTCGGCGCGCCGCCCGGTCCTGGCCAGGACGTGCTGGTCGAGCGGGTCAGCGGCTCGTGCCTGACGGTGCGCGCCGACTGA
- a CDS encoding L-threonylcarbamoyladenylate synthase, with the protein MRDTVQAAVEALRAGQLVILPTETVYGLAADAGNPQAVAAIFEAKGRPRFNPLISHVADADAARKLARFDTAANALAAAFWPGPLTLVLPVLDGERVSDLARAGLDSVAIRAPGHPVAREVLRAFGGPVVAPSANRSGRPSPTTYADAVEETGASVAAALDGGPCEVGLESTVVSVLDGDVRLLRPGAVTRAEIEAVVGPVRQDGEGHRSPGRLALHYAPDAPVRIEVTEARSGEILLGFGPGVGDLRWSLSPSGDLREAAANLFRRLREADRERPAGIAVSPIPQQGLGEAINDRLRRAAGFVG; encoded by the coding sequence GTGAGGGACACGGTTCAAGCGGCTGTCGAGGCGCTGCGGGCCGGCCAGCTGGTGATCCTGCCCACGGAGACGGTTTACGGCCTCGCCGCAGACGCGGGAAACCCGCAGGCGGTCGCCGCCATCTTCGAAGCCAAGGGAAGACCTCGCTTCAACCCGTTGATTTCGCACGTAGCCGACGCCGATGCGGCAAGGAAACTGGCGCGATTCGACACTGCGGCGAACGCCTTGGCCGCCGCCTTCTGGCCTGGGCCGCTGACGCTGGTCCTGCCGGTTCTGGACGGCGAACGGGTCAGCGACCTCGCGCGCGCAGGTCTGGACAGCGTCGCGATCCGCGCGCCGGGCCATCCGGTGGCGCGCGAGGTGCTGAGGGCGTTCGGCGGACCGGTTGTCGCGCCCTCCGCCAACCGCTCTGGCCGCCCCAGTCCGACGACCTATGCCGATGCTGTTGAGGAGACGGGCGCTTCGGTCGCCGCGGCGCTTGACGGCGGCCCCTGCGAGGTCGGCCTCGAGAGCACGGTCGTGTCGGTGCTGGACGGCGATGTCCGCCTGCTGCGACCCGGCGCCGTGACGCGGGCCGAGATCGAGGCGGTGGTCGGTCCCGTTCGCCAGGACGGAGAGGGGCATCGTTCGCCGGGCCGGCTGGCGCTGCATTATGCCCCTGACGCGCCAGTCCGGATCGAAGTGACGGAGGCGCGATCCGGTGAGATCCTGTTGGGTTTCGGGCCGGGCGTCGGCGATCTCCGCTGGAGCCTCAGTCCCTCGGGCGACCTGCGCGAGGCCGCCGCCAATCTGTTTCGCCGCCTGCGCGAGGCCGATCGCGAACGGCCGGCCGGGATCGCGGTGTCGCCGATTCCGCAACAGGGCCTGGGCGAGGCGATCAACGACCGGCTGCGCCGCGCCGCCGGCTTCGTCGGCTGA
- a CDS encoding cytochrome b, with the protein MAEPRNRYSTVSLTLHWLTAALVVTQVVLISVADNAEGPAAGSFIGLHKSVGLTILVLTLVRLAWRLANPAIPLPADTPRWQRMAARTTHVLFYVVLIALPMTGWLASSAGGRAIEWFGLFQWPLLPVGGGREAAGAFMDIHRAVVKSLYILIALHVLGALKHHFVNRDNVLHRMIPLIPRRP; encoded by the coding sequence ATGGCCGAACCGCGCAACCGCTATTCGACGGTGTCGCTGACGCTGCACTGGCTGACCGCCGCGCTGGTGGTCACCCAGGTGGTGCTGATCTCCGTCGCCGACAATGCCGAAGGTCCCGCCGCCGGATCGTTCATTGGCCTGCACAAGTCCGTCGGATTGACCATTCTGGTGCTGACGCTGGTGCGACTGGCGTGGCGCCTGGCCAATCCGGCCATTCCATTGCCCGCCGACACCCCGCGCTGGCAGCGGATGGCGGCGCGTACGACGCATGTGCTGTTCTATGTGGTGCTGATCGCCCTGCCGATGACCGGCTGGCTGGCGTCGTCGGCCGGGGGGCGGGCGATCGAGTGGTTCGGCCTGTTCCAGTGGCCGCTGCTGCCGGTCGGCGGCGGGCGCGAGGCTGCCGGCGCCTTCATGGACATCCACCGCGCCGTGGTGAAGAGCCTCTACATCCTGATCGCACTGCATGTTCTGGGCGCGCTGAAGCATCACTTCGTGAACCGCGACAACGTGCTGCACCGGATGATCCCGCTGATCCCGCGCCGACCGTGA
- a CDS encoding S9 family peptidase, whose amino-acid sequence MNRRQMIASSAAALSTAAAPVLAQSPGAPMPANRPAPPVARKIPVTIEQLGRTRTDDYQWMKDDNWQAVLRDPSLIKAEVKEHLDAENAYREAMMASTLPLQETMFREMRGRIKEDDSSVPAPDGPWEYYVRYNTGDQHPLYCRKPRQGGSEQVLLDANALAEGKAYSEVSNASHSPDHALFAYAEDAQGSEVHKIYVKDLASNQVLPDVIDSATGDFAFSPDSQWIFWTNRNDNGRPDKIFRRPSKGGETTLVYEEEDEGMFIGVGRTSDDRFIVIGIQNQETSETRYIPGDAPTAAPVVLEPREIAHRYDADHWGDRWVIRTNGDEAIDFKIVTAPTDAPARTGWTDLVAHTPGRFIESFDLTKGHLARQERSDANTRIIIRDRAGSEHEIAADEPAFALSLAGASEYDTGVTRYAYNSPSTPTQTYDYDMASRERTLRKTQEIPSGHDIANYVVERLNAPASDGELVPVTVLRRKDTPVDGSAPLLLYGYGSYGIPMAASFSTNRLSLVDRGWIYAIAHIRGGSDKGWGWFQAARRMTKKNTFTDFIAAAEHLIDRKYATAGRIVAQGGSAGGMLMGAVTNMRPELWAGIIGQVPFVDVINTMSDTSLPLTPPEWPEWGNPIEDAAAYDYMMSYSPYDQVEAKAYPAVLATGGLSDPRVTYWEPEKWVARLRPATTSGKPVLLKINMEAGHGGAAGRFDYLKEVAHDYAFAVWAIDEGWAKA is encoded by the coding sequence ATGAACCGTCGCCAGATGATCGCCTCAAGCGCCGCCGCCCTATCCACCGCAGCCGCGCCCGTCCTTGCTCAATCTCCCGGAGCCCCAATGCCCGCCAACCGCCCCGCGCCGCCTGTCGCCAGGAAGATTCCCGTCACGATCGAACAGCTGGGGCGCACCCGCACCGACGATTATCAGTGGATGAAGGACGACAACTGGCAGGCCGTGCTGCGTGATCCTTCCCTGATCAAGGCCGAGGTCAAGGAACACCTGGATGCGGAGAACGCCTATCGCGAGGCGATGATGGCCTCGACCCTGCCGCTGCAGGAGACGATGTTCCGCGAGATGCGCGGCCGCATCAAGGAGGACGATTCCTCCGTGCCCGCGCCGGACGGTCCATGGGAATATTACGTCCGCTACAACACCGGCGATCAGCACCCGCTCTATTGCCGAAAGCCTCGCCAGGGCGGCTCCGAGCAGGTGCTGCTGGATGCAAACGCCCTGGCCGAGGGCAAGGCCTATTCCGAGGTGTCGAACGCCTCGCACAGCCCCGATCACGCCCTGTTCGCCTATGCCGAGGACGCGCAAGGCTCGGAGGTGCACAAGATCTACGTCAAGGACCTGGCCTCGAACCAGGTGCTGCCGGACGTGATCGACAGCGCCACGGGCGACTTCGCCTTCTCGCCGGACAGCCAGTGGATTTTCTGGACCAACCGCAACGACAACGGCCGTCCCGACAAGATCTTCCGTCGTCCTTCGAAGGGCGGCGAGACCACTCTGGTCTATGAGGAAGAGGATGAGGGCATGTTCATCGGGGTGGGCCGCACCTCCGACGACCGCTTCATCGTCATCGGCATCCAGAACCAGGAGACTTCCGAGACCCGCTACATCCCCGGCGATGCGCCGACGGCCGCGCCTGTTGTGCTGGAGCCGCGAGAAATCGCGCACCGCTACGACGCGGACCACTGGGGCGATCGCTGGGTGATCCGCACCAACGGCGACGAGGCCATCGACTTCAAGATCGTGACCGCCCCGACCGATGCGCCCGCCCGCACCGGCTGGACCGACCTGGTCGCCCACACGCCCGGCCGATTCATCGAAAGCTTCGACCTGACGAAGGGCCACCTCGCGCGCCAGGAGCGGTCGGACGCCAACACCCGCATCATCATCCGCGATCGCGCCGGCAGCGAGCACGAGATCGCGGCAGACGAGCCCGCCTTCGCCCTGTCGCTGGCCGGGGCGTCGGAATACGACACGGGCGTCACCCGCTACGCCTACAACTCGCCGTCCACGCCGACCCAGACCTATGACTACGACATGGCGTCGCGCGAGCGGACGCTACGCAAGACGCAGGAGATTCCGTCCGGCCACGACATCGCGAACTATGTGGTCGAACGGCTGAACGCGCCCGCATCGGACGGTGAGCTGGTGCCGGTCACCGTGCTGCGTCGCAAGGACACGCCGGTGGACGGCTCGGCGCCGCTGCTGCTCTACGGCTATGGCTCCTATGGCATCCCGATGGCCGCCAGCTTCTCCACCAACCGGCTGTCGCTGGTGGATCGCGGTTGGATTTACGCCATCGCCCACATCCGCGGCGGCTCGGACAAGGGTTGGGGCTGGTTCCAGGCGGCGCGCCGGATGACCAAAAAGAACACCTTCACCGACTTCATCGCCGCCGCCGAGCATCTGATCGACAGGAAGTACGCCACGGCCGGCCGCATCGTGGCCCAGGGTGGATCGGCGGGCGGCATGCTGATGGGCGCGGTCACCAACATGCGGCCTGAGCTGTGGGCCGGGATCATCGGACAGGTGCCGTTCGTGGACGTCATCAACACCATGAGCGACACCTCGCTGCCGCTGACGCCGCCGGAATGGCCCGAATGGGGCAACCCCATCGAGGACGCCGCCGCCTATGACTATATGATGAGCTACAGTCCCTACGACCAGGTGGAAGCCAAGGCCTATCCGGCGGTGCTGGCCACCGGCGGCCTGTCCGACCCCCGCGTCACCTACTGGGAGCCGGAGAAGTGGGTCGCCAGGCTGCGGCCGGCCACCACCTCCGGCAAGCCCGTGCTGCTGAAGATCAACATGGAGGCCGGTCACGGCGGCGCCGCCGGCCGCTTCGACTATCTGAAGGAAGTGGCGCACGACTACGCCTTCGCGGTCTGGGCAATCGACGAGGGTTGGGCGAAGGCCTGA
- a CDS encoding FAD-binding oxidoreductase, with protein sequence MNAAVSPVFDELKAALGPGGWTQDPGEIAPWLTEWRNRWTGQTPLLLNPRSTGEVARAVTICARHGVAIIPQGGNTGLVGGQIPHGEVLLSLRKMRAVRDVTPLDDAMTVEAGLTLLEAQQAATAAGRVFPLSLAAEGSATIGGVISTNAGGTQVLRYGMMRDLVLGIEAVMPNGEVFHGLKRLRKDNTGYDLKQLLIGAEGTLGVVTAATLKLFPVMRSRAVAIVGLETAAASVELLARAKAETGGGVEAFELMKRLGTDLVLKHIPDTREPLESQPEWSVLIEIASGTAGGAEAQIERLLEVAFEEGLITDAAIAQNDAQRAAFWRLREEHSAALKPEGGGWKHDVSVPISRIADFIDEATAAVERFHPGARVSVFGHVGDGNLHYDILPGVGEDVPAFIARWKDGSRIVHDVVARYDGSISAEHGLGRLKSEEVRRYKTPLEIETMAAIRRAIDPQRIMNPAVLF encoded by the coding sequence ATGAATGCCGCCGTCTCACCCGTCTTTGACGAACTGAAAGCCGCGCTGGGTCCGGGCGGCTGGACGCAGGACCCCGGCGAGATCGCGCCATGGCTGACCGAGTGGCGCAACCGCTGGACGGGCCAGACGCCGCTTCTGCTGAACCCCCGTTCGACCGGGGAGGTCGCCCGGGCCGTAACGATCTGCGCCCGACACGGCGTCGCCATCATCCCCCAGGGCGGCAACACAGGACTGGTGGGCGGCCAGATCCCTCATGGCGAGGTGCTGCTGTCGCTGCGCAAGATGCGGGCGGTGCGCGATGTCACGCCGCTGGATGACGCCATGACGGTCGAGGCGGGACTGACCCTGCTGGAAGCCCAGCAGGCGGCGACGGCGGCAGGGCGTGTCTTTCCCCTCAGCCTGGCGGCGGAAGGGTCGGCCACCATCGGCGGGGTGATCTCCACCAATGCGGGCGGCACCCAGGTGCTGCGCTACGGCATGATGCGCGACCTGGTGCTGGGCATCGAGGCCGTCATGCCGAATGGCGAGGTCTTCCATGGCCTCAAGCGGCTGCGCAAGGACAACACCGGCTACGACCTAAAGCAGCTGCTGATCGGGGCGGAGGGGACGCTGGGCGTGGTCACGGCGGCGACGCTGAAGCTTTTCCCGGTCATGCGGTCTCGCGCGGTCGCCATCGTCGGGCTGGAGACGGCCGCGGCCTCCGTCGAGTTGCTGGCGCGCGCCAAGGCCGAGACCGGCGGCGGCGTCGAGGCTTTTGAGCTGATGAAGCGGCTGGGCACGGACCTCGTGCTGAAGCACATCCCGGACACGCGCGAGCCGCTGGAGAGCCAGCCCGAGTGGTCGGTGCTGATCGAGATCGCCTCGGGGACGGCCGGCGGCGCGGAGGCGCAGATCGAGCGGCTGCTGGAGGTCGCCTTCGAGGAAGGGCTGATCACCGACGCCGCCATCGCCCAGAACGACGCCCAGCGCGCGGCCTTCTGGCGCCTGCGGGAAGAACACTCCGCCGCGCTGAAGCCCGAGGGCGGCGGCTGGAAGCACGACGTGTCGGTGCCGATCTCGCGCATCGCCGACTTCATCGACGAGGCCACGGCGGCCGTGGAGCGGTTCCATCCCGGCGCGCGGGTGTCCGTCTTCGGCCATGTCGGCGACGGCAACCTGCACTACGACATCCTGCCAGGCGTGGGCGAGGACGTGCCGGCCTTCATCGCCCGGTGGAAAGATGGTTCGCGGATCGTCCATGACGTGGTCGCCCGCTACGACGGCTCGATCTCGGCCGAACACGGTCTCGGCCGGCTGAAGAGCGAGGAGGTTCGTCGCTACAAGACGCCGCTGGAGATCGAGACCATGGCCGCCATTCGACGCGCCATCGATCCTCAGCGGATCATGAACCCGGCGGTGCTGTTCTGA
- the rnhA gene encoding ribonuclease HI codes for MSPSDHVIIHTDGACKGNPGPGGWGAVLQAGGGHEKELWGGERNTTNNRMELMAAIQALEALKRPCKVELHTDSKYVMQGITEWMRGWKARGWLTADKKPVKNAELWQRLDAARLCHDVKWRWVKGHAGHELNERADGLANRGVDEVLGRR; via the coding sequence ATGAGTCCCTCCGATCACGTCATCATCCACACCGACGGCGCCTGCAAGGGCAATCCGGGGCCAGGCGGCTGGGGCGCGGTGCTGCAGGCCGGCGGAGGCCACGAGAAGGAACTCTGGGGCGGCGAGCGCAACACCACCAACAACCGCATGGAGTTGATGGCCGCCATCCAGGCGCTGGAGGCGCTGAAACGTCCCTGCAAGGTCGAACTGCACACCGACAGCAAATATGTGATGCAGGGAATCACCGAATGGATGCGCGGCTGGAAGGCGCGCGGCTGGCTTACCGCCGACAAGAAGCCGGTCAAGAACGCCGAACTCTGGCAGCGGCTGGACGCCGCCAGGCTCTGTCACGACGTGAAGTGGCGCTGGGTGAAAGGCCACGCAGGCCATGAGTTGAACGAACGCGCCGACGGCCTGGCCAATCGCGGCGTGGACGAGGTGCTGGGCCGGCGCTGA
- a CDS encoding acyl-CoA dehydrogenase, translating to MTYRAPVRDLAFALDIAGAEQLGAIGAFPDYDTDVRNAVLQAAGQFSEEVLAPLNRIGDQKGSTYANGDVTAAPGFADAYRQFAAGGWTGLSAPASAGGQGLPKALELAAYETVHAANMAFGLCPMLSLASIEALEQVGTDQQKQTYLTRLVAGEWTGAMVLTEPGAGSDLGALTATATPNGDGTYSLTGQKIFITWGDHDATDNIVHLVLARLPDAPKGPKGISLFLASKFEVKADGTLGERNSFRPVGVEHKLGIHASPTCVMAYERARAELVGRPNEGLAHMFVMMNSARLAVGVEGVGIAERAYQGALAYALDRRQGRSVWTGEPSSAIFDHPDVRRSLSVMKAKISAARAICLLTGVAADMAQHAPDEADRKRWKAREDLFTPIAKAWSTGVGVEVASAGVQVHGGMGFIEETGAAQHYRDARIAPIYEGTNGIQAMDLVGRKLSMDGGQAARDLIADMTATLAELSRVYSGKPVERFATAIEAVEDATLWLLDRKTDPAAAADVLAGADAYLKLLGDVAGGWLLAKGALLAKARLDANDGDPVWLEGKMDLYEVYAANVLGHVSSRLAAVGQGGDLLQRMTVEALAG from the coding sequence ATGACCTACCGCGCTCCCGTTCGCGACCTCGCCTTCGCCCTCGACATCGCGGGCGCGGAGCAGCTGGGCGCCATCGGCGCCTTTCCCGACTATGACACGGACGTTCGCAACGCCGTGCTGCAGGCCGCCGGCCAGTTCTCGGAAGAGGTGCTGGCGCCGCTGAACCGCATCGGCGACCAGAAGGGATCGACCTACGCCAACGGCGATGTCACGGCCGCGCCGGGGTTCGCCGACGCCTATCGCCAGTTCGCCGCCGGCGGGTGGACCGGTCTGTCGGCGCCTGCATCCGCCGGCGGACAAGGGCTGCCCAAGGCGCTGGAGCTCGCGGCCTATGAGACGGTGCACGCCGCCAACATGGCGTTCGGCCTGTGCCCCATGCTGTCGCTGGCCTCCATCGAGGCGCTGGAGCAGGTCGGGACCGATCAGCAGAAACAGACCTATCTGACCCGTCTGGTGGCTGGCGAATGGACCGGCGCCATGGTGCTGACGGAACCCGGCGCGGGCTCGGACCTCGGCGCGCTGACGGCGACCGCCACGCCGAACGGCGACGGGACCTACAGCCTGACGGGCCAGAAGATCTTCATCACCTGGGGCGATCACGACGCCACGGACAACATCGTCCACCTGGTGCTGGCCCGCCTGCCCGATGCTCCGAAAGGGCCCAAGGGGATCAGCCTGTTCCTGGCGTCCAAGTTCGAGGTGAAGGCGGACGGGACGTTGGGCGAGCGCAACAGCTTCCGCCCCGTGGGGGTCGAGCACAAGCTGGGCATCCACGCCTCGCCGACCTGCGTCATGGCCTACGAGCGCGCGCGTGCGGAGCTGGTCGGACGTCCGAACGAGGGCTTGGCCCATATGTTCGTGATGATGAACTCGGCGCGCCTCGCGGTCGGCGTCGAAGGCGTGGGGATCGCCGAGCGCGCCTATCAGGGCGCACTCGCCTATGCGCTGGATCGGCGTCAGGGCCGTTCGGTCTGGACCGGCGAGCCGTCATCGGCGATCTTCGACCATCCGGACGTGCGCCGAAGCCTTTCGGTGATGAAGGCCAAGATCTCGGCGGCTCGCGCCATCTGCCTGTTGACAGGGGTCGCCGCCGACATGGCGCAGCACGCGCCAGACGAGGCGGACCGCAAGCGCTGGAAGGCGCGCGAGGACCTGTTCACGCCCATCGCCAAGGCCTGGTCGACGGGTGTCGGCGTCGAGGTCGCCTCGGCAGGCGTCCAAGTCCACGGCGGCATGGGCTTCATCGAGGAGACGGGCGCGGCCCAGCACTACCGCGACGCCCGCATCGCGCCGATCTACGAAGGCACCAACGGCATCCAGGCCATGGACCTGGTCGGCCGCAAACTGTCGATGGACGGCGGCCAGGCCGCGCGCGATCTGATCGCGGACATGACGGCGACGCTGGCCGAGCTGTCGCGCGTCTATTCGGGCAAGCCGGTCGAACGCTTCGCCACCGCCATCGAGGCGGTGGAGGACGCCACCCTGTGGCTGCTGGACCGCAAGACCGATCCGGCCGCCGCAGCCGACGTGCTGGCCGGCGCCGACGCCTATCTGAAGCTGCTGGGCGATGTGGCCGGCGGCTGGTTGCTGGCCAAGGGCGCTCTCCTGGCCAAGGCTCGGCTGGACGCCAACGATGGCGATCCCGTGTGGCTGGAGGGCAAGATGGATCTGTACGAGGTCTATGCCGCCAACGTGCTGGGCCACGTCTCCAGCCGTCTGGCGGCGGTGGGCCAGGGCGGCGACCTGCTGCAACGAATGACGGTGGAAGCGCTCGCCGGCTAG
- the yaaA gene encoding peroxide stress protein YaaA yields the protein MLIVLSPAKRLDFTPADPAIPATERRFLEDTAQLSRTAERQTRADLRRLMGISEALAELNQARFKAFDAASTDGVQAAFAFAGDVYEGLRARDLNKDALTWAQDHLRILSGFYGLLRPLDQIQPYRLEMGVKLATRRGSSLYDFWGDRLSKQLNADADGQADPVVVNLASQEYFGAVDAKALTLPVITPHFREEKDGQSRIVSFHAKKARGLMARFAIDQRIERAEDLKAFNSAGYRFDASASSQSDWVFTRPDTR from the coding sequence TTGCTGATCGTCCTGTCACCGGCCAAGCGGCTGGACTTCACCCCCGCCGATCCCGCGATTCCGGCAACCGAGCGGCGCTTCCTCGAGGACACCGCCCAGTTGTCCAGAACCGCCGAGCGCCAGACGCGTGCCGACCTGCGTCGGCTGATGGGCATCTCGGAGGCGTTGGCGGAGCTGAACCAGGCGCGGTTCAAGGCTTTCGACGCGGCGTCGACCGATGGCGTGCAGGCGGCCTTCGCCTTCGCAGGCGACGTCTACGAGGGTCTGCGCGCTCGCGATCTCAACAAGGATGCACTGACCTGGGCTCAGGATCACCTCCGCATCCTGTCGGGGTTCTACGGCCTGCTGCGGCCGCTGGACCAGATCCAGCCCTATCGCCTGGAGATGGGCGTCAAGCTGGCGACGCGGCGAGGCTCCAGCCTCTACGATTTCTGGGGTGACCGCCTGTCGAAGCAGTTGAACGCGGACGCCGACGGGCAGGCCGATCCCGTGGTGGTGAACCTGGCCAGCCAGGAGTACTTCGGGGCGGTCGATGCCAAGGCCCTGACGTTGCCGGTGATCACGCCGCACTTCCGCGAAGAGAAGGACGGCCAGAGCCGCATCGTCTCCTTTCACGCCAAGAAGGCGCGGGGTCTCATGGCGCGTTTCGCCATCGACCAGCGGATCGAACGCGCCGAGGACCTGAAGGCGTTCAACAGCGCCGGCTATCGCTTCGACGCTTCCGCATCATCCCAATCCGACTGGGTGTTCACCCGTCCGGACACCCGCTGA
- a CDS encoding SPFH domain-containing protein: protein MDATTIFAAFVLLLAGALLFSVIKIVPQGREFTVERFGKYTKTLSPGIGFLTPFIERVGKRMNMMEQVLDVPTQEVITKDNAMVKVDGIVFIQVMDAARAAYRVDNLPYAISQLCMTNLRTVVGSMELDEVLSQRDSINTRLLHVIDAATEPWGVKVNRIEIKDLTPPSDITNAMARQMKAERERRAVITEADGEKAAAIARAEGAKQAAILQAEGRKEAAFRDAEAREREAEAEARATAMVSEAIARGDVNAINYFVAQRYVDAFAELARSPQQRTVIVPAEMGSLVGTIAGLGELVGLAREQQREGANRPMSTPSTRGASGGAVPPTA, encoded by the coding sequence ATGGACGCCACAACCATCTTTGCGGCCTTTGTGCTGCTGCTGGCCGGCGCGCTGTTGTTCAGCGTGATCAAGATCGTGCCGCAAGGCCGTGAATTCACGGTGGAACGGTTCGGCAAATACACCAAGACGCTGAGCCCCGGCATCGGCTTTCTCACGCCCTTCATCGAGCGCGTCGGCAAGCGCATGAACATGATGGAGCAGGTGCTGGACGTCCCGACCCAGGAGGTGATCACCAAGGACAACGCCATGGTGAAGGTGGACGGCATTGTCTTCATCCAGGTCATGGACGCCGCGCGCGCCGCCTATCGCGTCGACAACCTGCCCTACGCCATCTCGCAGCTGTGCATGACCAATCTGCGCACCGTGGTCGGTTCGATGGAGCTGGACGAGGTTCTGAGCCAGCGCGACAGCATCAACACGCGCCTGCTGCATGTGATCGATGCGGCGACCGAGCCGTGGGGCGTCAAGGTGAACCGCATCGAGATCAAGGACCTGACGCCGCCCTCCGACATCACCAACGCCATGGCGCGCCAGATGAAGGCCGAGCGCGAGCGCCGCGCCGTGATCACCGAGGCGGACGGGGAAAAGGCCGCCGCCATCGCCCGCGCCGAGGGGGCCAAACAGGCCGCGATCCTGCAGGCCGAAGGTCGCAAGGAAGCCGCCTTCCGTGACGCCGAGGCGCGCGAACGCGAGGCCGAGGCCGAGGCGCGCGCCACCGCCATGGTGTCCGAGGCCATCGCGCGCGGCGACGTCAACGCCATCAACTACTTCGTGGCCCAGCGCTACGTCGACGCCTTCGCCGAACTGGCCCGCAGCCCGCAGCAGCGCACGGTGATCGTGCCGGCGGAAATGGGTTCGCTGGTCGGCACCATCGCCGGATTGGGCGAGTTGGTCGGACTGGCGCGCGAGCAGCAGCGCGAGGGGGCGAACCGGCCGATGTCCACGCCATCGACGCGCGGCGCAAGCGGCGGCGCGGTCCCGCCGACGGCATAG